The nucleotide sequence CAAATCGGTCGTTACAGAGGATTATGATAGTGACTCGGTGACTTATGCAAACAATATTTTCTGATATTAATGTACTTAATATAATAAACGTCTGAGAATGGGATGCAGCTGGAAAATACATTAAATTTAGAAATCAAATTTATGCATACGGCCCAAATATATATTATATTTACAGACGAAGTGCAGTTCCCACTCGTCATCGTTCCAGACCGTACGAACGTTCTGCACCGAGAGGTCAACGTCAGGACGAGTCTGGTACTCGCAGAGCAAGAAGTCCGAGAAGTGTTTCTTCAGGTTCGAGCCTTTCGAGAGTCGAACTCGATTGTTCTCGGAGTCGTGTTTGAACCCGTCTTCTTTGAACGTAACCGTGGAACGTGGTCGTTCGTCGCCATGTTTCCGGTAGCCGGGCGGATTTGCCTTGTCGTCTTTCTGTCGTGAAAAGTTGCGACTCTTCTTCTGAATGCATACGATCTCATCGAGATCGATTGAGTCCAAGAACCACTAAGCGAACCTACGGTGAGATGGTCGTCATTTTCTGCAAGCGTTCAGGTATTGGCCAGTATCCGATTCGTCGAGAGTGTCCGTGTCAATATGCCCTCCTTACTAAGCTCTCATATTAGCTATCCGCCGAGATATTAACTGACAGATTAGATATGGCCAGATTTAATATAACAACTATTGTTATTAATAACACGATGGCACACATCCACCTCGGTGAAGGCTCGTTCCCCCTGTGGGCACTTGTGCTGTGGACGACCCTCGGCGTGGCACTCGTCGGTGCAGTCGTCTATCGGATCCGCAAGGGCGGAATCAAGACCCACCAGATCGCACTCGCCGGCATCGGTGCGGCAGCGAGTTTCGCAATCTTCCAGCTGAATATCCCCGTCTGGGGTGGCATCCACATGAACCTCACCGGCCTCGTTGGGATTCTCGCCGGGCCGCTGCTCGGTGCGTTGATCGCGCTGGTCGTCAACATCTTCTCGGCGGCGCTCGGGCACGGTGCGGTCGGTCTGATCGGCGCGAATACGCTCGTCAACGCGAGCGAAGCTATCGTCGCCTACTACGCGTTCAAGACCCTGATGGGGATGGACTGGGACGTCTTCCCCGCCAGCGCCAGTGCCGCGACGCTCGGCCTTTCCGCAGGCGCGTTCCTGATGGGGGCGATCATCGTCATCAGCGGCGTGAACGGGAGCGCGCTGCCGCGCGGTGATCTGACGATTGCCGTCGCCGGTCTCGTCGGGCTCAACCTCGGCGTCGCCGTCATCGAGGGTATCCTGACGGGCTTCATCGTTCAGTTCCTCGCCTCCGTCCGCCCCGACCTCGTCGGCCTCGCCGACCGTGACACCCAGGAGGAGCCGACCGGGGTGACGGCCTGATGCAGCGCTGGAAGCAGTACGGTGGTCTTGCTGGCCTCTTCGTTACCTTTCTCGCCGCTGGGTACTGGGGCTTCACCGCAACCGGCGGCGCACTGCCGTGGGCCAAACGCTCCGCACAGGCACTCCAGCGCGGTGTGCAGGAGGGTGGCGGTTCGCTTGTCGACTTCGGCCGCGGTATCGTGGTGGCCGGCCCCATTCGGAAGGGCGGAATGATGCTCGAATTCGGCGCGATCGTCCTCGTACTGGTTGTCCTCGGTATCGGATTGTACGTCTACGTCGACCGCTACGGTGGCTTCGAGGACGGAGAACGCCCGGCTCGGTAACCGTGACGACACTCTCGAACCACGTTCCCGATCCGCGGCTCATCACGGCGTTCGCCGAACGGCGAGACGGACCGTTACACCGCGTCAACCCATGGACGAAGGTCGGCGTCGTCGGTGCACTCGTCCTCGCCGTCACGGTGTTCAACCGCCTTGCGCTCTTGGCCGGACTGTACGGAGCCGTACTGGTGGTCTACGGACTCGCAGGACTGCCATACCGACGGTTGGCCGGCTGGTACACGCTCCCGATGCTGTTCATCGTCTCGGTCGCCGGGCCGCTGGCGTTCCTCGAACCGGGGACACCGATCGGTGGCGCGCTCTCGACACCGCTCGGTGAACTTTCTGTCACGTGGGCAGGGCTCGTGCTCTTCGGGGAGCTCAGCTGTCGATCACTCACGGTCGTCACGTTTGCGCTGACGGCGTCGATGACGACCAAATACACGGACGTCGCGTACATGCTCGGGCGACTACTCCCGCGGCCAATCGACCAGATCGCGTTGCTCACCTATCGGTTCACGTTCGTCATGATCGAGACGCTCGAGGACCTCGTGAAAGCCGCACTCTCCCGTGGTGCGAACTTCTCGGAGTTC is from Haloplanus salinarum and encodes:
- a CDS encoding cobalamin transport operon protein is translated as MQRWKQYGGLAGLFVTFLAAGYWGFTATGGALPWAKRSAQALQRGVQEGGGSLVDFGRGIVVAGPIRKGGMMLEFGAIVLVLVVLGIGLYVYVDRYGGFEDGERPAR
- a CDS encoding energy-coupling factor transporter transmembrane component T family protein — translated: MTTLSNHVPDPRLITAFAERRDGPLHRVNPWTKVGVVGALVLAVTVFNRLALLAGLYGAVLVVYGLAGLPYRRLAGWYTLPMLFIVSVAGPLAFLEPGTPIGGALSTPLGELSVTWAGLVLFGELSCRSLTVVTFALTASMTTKYTDVAYMLGRLLPRPIDQIALLTYRFTFVMIETLEDLVKAALSRGANFSEFWSNKRLYARILGMTMLSAIEQSERLVKSMEARGYNGDITLYGDVSRPPVHELFVVIGSYVAVVGYAAVAVYGVRL
- a CDS encoding energy-coupling factor ABC transporter permease, with product MAHIHLGEGSFPLWALVLWTTLGVALVGAVVYRIRKGGIKTHQIALAGIGAAASFAIFQLNIPVWGGIHMNLTGLVGILAGPLLGALIALVVNIFSAALGHGAVGLIGANTLVNASEAIVAYYAFKTLMGMDWDVFPASASAATLGLSAGAFLMGAIIVISGVNGSALPRGDLTIAVAGLVGLNLGVAVIEGILTGFIVQFLASVRPDLVGLADRDTQEEPTGVTA